A region from the Sulfurivermis fontis genome encodes:
- a CDS encoding glycogen/starch/alpha-glucan phosphorylase, with the protein MTELPARTLDADGLASDLRRHYSHTLGRDKYCTTPHYAYQALALTVRDRLMDRWKNTNYAYIEQDSRRAYYLSLEYLMGRALGNAMLNLGIQDAATQALGELGLVMEELADCERDAGLGNGGLGRLAACFLDSCATLQLPVIGYGLRYEYGMFRQEIADGHQVEEPDHWLRNGHVWELERPEYTQRIQFGGHTESWTDEFGKLHVRWLNTHDVLAVPYDVPIPGYRNGTVNTLRLWKSAATDEFDLGEFNAGSYTESVRAKNDAEHITMVLYPNDASESGKELRLKQQYFLASASLQDVLRHWIKFHGSDFSQFAEKNCFQLNDTHPTIAVAELMRLLMDVNGMEWEDAWGITSRTMAYTNHTLLPEALEKWPVRLFRRLLPRLLDIIFEINARFLKQVAQRWPGDTERLARMSIIEENHEQMVRMAYLAIVGSYSVNGVAALHSQLLTEGLFRDFYELWPDKFNNKTNGVTQRRWLAACNPGLSRLITESIGGDWVSDLAQLRRLLPLADDALFRERWRTVKFDNKVRLAALVQDDCGVSFDPEMMFDVQVKRIHEYKRQLLNVLHVIHLYDRIKRGDMGDWTPRAVLIGGKAAPGYAMAKRIIKLINNVADVINSDPDTFGLLRLAFLPDYRVSAMEVICPGTDLSEQISTAGKEASGTGNMKFMMNGAITIGTLDGANIEIREEAGEENFFLFGLTAAEVEALRGNYDPNAIIAADADLMRVMALIEAGQFNQLEPGIFDSIVHAIRNPHDPWLVAADFRSYVDAQRRAAAAYRDQDSWTRMSIINSATSGKFSTDRTISEYAADIWKLQPLAAYDVK; encoded by the coding sequence ATGACCGAACTGCCGGCACGTACCCTCGATGCGGACGGACTGGCATCCGATCTGAGGCGCCATTACTCCCATACCCTCGGCCGCGACAAATATTGTACTACCCCGCACTATGCCTATCAGGCGCTTGCCCTCACGGTGCGTGATCGGCTGATGGACCGCTGGAAAAATACCAATTATGCCTATATCGAGCAGGACAGCCGGCGCGCTTACTATCTGTCGCTCGAATACCTGATGGGGCGTGCGCTGGGCAATGCCATGCTCAATCTCGGCATTCAGGATGCGGCGACACAAGCACTTGGCGAACTGGGACTGGTGATGGAGGAGCTGGCCGATTGTGAGCGCGATGCGGGCCTCGGCAATGGCGGCCTCGGTCGTCTGGCGGCCTGTTTTCTCGATTCCTGCGCCACGCTGCAATTGCCGGTCATCGGCTATGGGCTGCGTTATGAGTACGGCATGTTCCGTCAGGAGATAGCTGATGGCCATCAGGTCGAGGAGCCGGATCACTGGTTGCGCAACGGCCATGTCTGGGAACTGGAGCGGCCGGAATATACCCAGCGCATACAGTTTGGCGGCCATACGGAAAGCTGGACCGATGAGTTTGGCAAGCTGCATGTGCGCTGGCTCAATACCCATGATGTGCTGGCCGTGCCCTATGACGTTCCCATTCCCGGTTATCGCAACGGTACGGTGAACACGCTGCGGCTGTGGAAATCTGCGGCCACAGACGAGTTCGATCTCGGCGAATTCAATGCCGGTTCCTATACAGAATCGGTGCGCGCCAAGAACGATGCCGAGCACATCACCATGGTGCTGTATCCCAACGATGCCTCGGAGAGCGGCAAGGAACTGCGCCTCAAGCAGCAGTATTTCCTTGCCTCGGCCTCGTTACAGGATGTATTGCGTCACTGGATCAAGTTTCACGGCAGCGATTTCAGCCAGTTTGCCGAGAAGAACTGTTTCCAACTCAACGATACTCATCCCACGATCGCTGTCGCTGAATTGATGCGTCTGCTGATGGATGTGAATGGCATGGAGTGGGAAGATGCCTGGGGCATCACCTCACGCACCATGGCCTATACCAACCATACGCTGCTGCCCGAGGCCCTGGAGAAGTGGCCGGTGCGTCTGTTCCGACGCCTGTTGCCGCGCCTCCTCGATATAATTTTCGAGATCAATGCCCGCTTCCTCAAACAGGTGGCACAGCGCTGGCCGGGGGATACAGAAAGACTGGCGCGCATGTCCATTATCGAGGAAAACCACGAGCAGATGGTGCGCATGGCCTATCTGGCGATCGTCGGTAGCTACTCCGTCAACGGCGTGGCTGCGCTACATTCGCAATTGCTCACGGAAGGGTTGTTCCGTGATTTTTACGAACTATGGCCGGATAAATTCAACAACAAAACCAATGGCGTAACCCAGCGTCGCTGGCTGGCAGCCTGCAATCCCGGGTTGAGTCGCCTGATCACTGAATCCATTGGGGGTGACTGGGTATCCGATCTGGCGCAACTACGCCGTCTGCTGCCGCTGGCTGACGACGCCTTGTTCCGGGAGCGCTGGCGCACGGTGAAGTTCGACAACAAGGTGCGCCTGGCCGCGTTGGTGCAAGACGACTGCGGTGTGAGTTTCGATCCCGAAATGATGTTCGATGTTCAGGTCAAGCGCATTCACGAGTACAAGCGCCAGTTGCTGAATGTACTGCATGTGATACATCTGTATGACCGTATCAAGCGTGGTGACATGGGAGACTGGACGCCGCGTGCCGTGCTCATCGGCGGCAAGGCTGCGCCGGGTTATGCCATGGCCAAGCGCATCATCAAGCTGATCAACAACGTGGCTGATGTCATCAATAGCGACCCGGATACCTTCGGTCTGCTGCGCTTGGCCTTTCTGCCCGACTACCGTGTCTCGGCGATGGAAGTCATCTGCCCTGGTACCGACCTGTCGGAACAGATCTCGACGGCCGGCAAAGAGGCATCGGGTACCGGCAACATGAAGTTCATGATGAACGGCGCGATCACCATCGGCACACTCGATGGTGCCAATATCGAAATTCGCGAAGAGGCAGGGGAGGAGAATTTCTTCCTGTTCGGGCTTACCGCCGCCGAGGTGGAGGCATTGCGCGGTAACTATGACCCCAATGCCATTATTGCAGCCGATGCCGATCTGATGCGCGTGATGGCCCTGATTGAAGCTGGCCAATTCAACCAGCTTGAGCCAGGTATCTTCGACTCTATCGTGCATGCTATCCGTAACCCGCACGACCCCTGGCTGGTTGCTGCCGACTTCCGTAGCTATGTCGATGCCCAGCGTCGAGCCGCTGCTGCCTACCGCGATCAGGATAGTTGGACGCGTATGAGCATCATCAATAGTGCCACCAGTGGAAAATTCTCTACCGATCGCACCATCAGTGAGTATGCCGCCGACATCTGGAAGCTGCAGCCGCTTGCAGCCTATGATGTAAAATGA
- a CDS encoding NAD(P)/FAD-dependent oxidoreductase, whose translation MSERPQIIVVGGGAGGLELVTALGDKLGRRKKADITLIDTSRTHVWKPLLHEVAAGTLDSHEDELEYLAQARWHHFRFRLGRMVGLDREKQEVLLAATHNEDGNVIVPERRFRYDMLVIAVGSLSNDFGIPGVKEHCLFLDTTAQAERFQRRLLDCMLRAHTQGEPVRPGQLDVAIVGAGATGVELAAQLHHVTRQLSAFGLDTIDPERHIKLHVIEASPRILPALPPRLSAAATADLARLGVVVHTNERVVEVTDDGIRTATGHFIPAAFRVWAAGIKAPDFLRDLAGLETNRINQLVVRPTLQTTRDDNIYAIGDCAACAIDEAGNTVPPRAQAAHQMASLVAKSILRRLRGKALPTYRYTDYGSLVTLGKYSTVGSLMGGLTGSLMVTGFIARVVYLSLYKMHQVALHGWTRTALLTLAHFLRRAVNPEIKLH comes from the coding sequence ATGAGTGAACGCCCGCAAATCATCGTGGTCGGCGGCGGCGCCGGCGGCCTGGAGCTGGTGACGGCGCTGGGCGACAAGCTGGGCCGGCGCAAGAAGGCCGACATCACCCTCATCGACACCAGCCGCACCCATGTGTGGAAGCCGCTGCTGCACGAGGTGGCCGCCGGCACGCTGGACTCCCACGAGGACGAGCTGGAGTACCTGGCGCAGGCGCGCTGGCACCACTTCCGTTTCCGCCTCGGCCGCATGGTGGGGCTGGATCGGGAAAAGCAGGAGGTGCTGCTCGCCGCCACGCACAACGAAGACGGCAATGTCATCGTCCCCGAGCGGCGCTTCCGTTACGACATGCTGGTCATCGCCGTCGGCTCGCTGTCCAACGACTTCGGCATCCCCGGCGTGAAGGAACACTGCCTGTTCCTCGACACCACCGCCCAGGCCGAGCGCTTCCAGCGCCGCCTGCTCGACTGCATGCTGCGCGCCCACACCCAGGGCGAACCGGTACGCCCCGGCCAGCTCGACGTGGCCATCGTCGGCGCCGGCGCCACCGGGGTGGAGCTGGCGGCCCAGCTGCACCACGTCACGCGCCAGCTCTCCGCCTTCGGCCTCGACACCATCGACCCGGAACGTCACATCAAGCTGCACGTCATCGAGGCCTCGCCGCGCATCCTGCCGGCCCTGCCGCCGCGCCTGTCCGCCGCCGCCACCGCCGACCTGGCACGCCTCGGCGTGGTGGTGCACACCAACGAGCGGGTGGTGGAAGTGACCGACGACGGCATCCGCACCGCCACCGGCCACTTCATCCCGGCGGCGTTCCGCGTCTGGGCCGCCGGCATCAAGGCGCCGGACTTTCTGCGGGACCTCGCCGGCCTGGAAACCAACCGCATCAACCAGCTGGTGGTGCGCCCCACCCTGCAGACCACGCGCGACGACAACATCTACGCCATCGGCGACTGCGCCGCCTGTGCCATCGACGAGGCCGGCAACACCGTGCCGCCGCGCGCCCAGGCCGCCCACCAGATGGCCTCCCTGGTGGCCAAGTCCATCCTGCGCCGCCTCCGGGGCAAGGCCCTGCCGACCTACCGCTACACCGACTACGGCTCGCTGGTGACCCTGGGCAAGTACAGCACCGTGGGCAGCCTGATGGGCGGCCTCACCGGCAGCCTGATGGTCACCGGCTTCATTGCCCGCGTGGTGTACCTTTCGCTGTACAAGATGCACCAGGTGGCCCTGCACGGCTGGACCCGCACCGCCCTGCTCACCCTGGCCCACTTCCTGCGCCGGGCGGTGAATCCCGAGATCAAACTGCACTGA
- the aroK gene encoding shikimate kinase AroK → MAKHDNLFLVGPMGAGKTTIGRQLANVLQWEFKDSDHEIVRRTGASIPLIFDIEGEDGFRKRERDVIADLTEENNLVLATGGGAVLYEENRRHLHERGVVIYLFASIDQLLKRTARDRNRPLLQTADPRAKLEELMSVRDPLYREVADMVLYTDDRSVRSVIKEILIRLDEMNHPSANVTRN, encoded by the coding sequence ATGGCGAAACATGACAATCTATTTCTTGTCGGCCCCATGGGGGCCGGCAAGACAACCATCGGTCGGCAGCTCGCCAATGTCTTGCAATGGGAATTCAAGGATAGCGATCATGAGATCGTGCGCCGGACCGGTGCCAGTATCCCGCTGATCTTCGACATCGAAGGTGAGGATGGCTTCCGCAAGCGTGAGCGGGACGTGATAGCCGACCTGACCGAGGAAAACAATCTCGTTCTTGCCACAGGTGGTGGTGCGGTTTTGTATGAAGAGAATCGCCGGCATTTGCACGAGCGGGGCGTGGTCATTTATTTGTTTGCTTCCATTGACCAGTTGCTCAAACGAACCGCGCGTGATCGCAATCGGCCACTGTTGCAGACAGCGGATCCGCGTGCCAAGTTGGAAGAACTGATGAGCGTGCGTGATCCGCTATATCGTGAGGTCGCGGACATGGTGCTGTACACTGATGATCGTTCCGTACGCAGTGTCATCAAGGAAATACTCATCCGGTTGGATGAGATGAACCATCCCTCAGCTAACGTGACAAGAAACTAA
- the pilQ gene encoding type IV pilus secretin PilQ, whose product MNAGGKIFMAHRSGDTQMQRAMNLGRRLTALVALALLAVGAARAASLTLDEITYASLPGDNVQIRLDLSGEAPKPGTFTIDNPARIALDLPGIALGEVQKNQTIGIGVARGIQAVEAGGRTRVVINLVRLVPYQVQTEERAIVVTLGQAATAVSPVSASAKTAEAAVEASSRNRLTNIDFRRGENGEGRIVVDLSNSGIVADITEEAGKVVVEFLATNLPEELERRLNVVDFATPVETVDTFTRGNNVRMEIGASGKYQHLAYQTGQTLIIEVQPVSKAEEDALRKEKEQYTGEKLSLNFQNIEVRAVLQLLADFTGMNLVTSDSVRGNITLRLKNVPWDQALDIILKARGLGMRQMGNVVMIAPTDELAAREKLELEAQRQLRELAPLYSDSIQVNYAKASDLAALLKSKDNSLLSEQGSITIDERTNKLLVKDTAENLVAIRKLVTELDIPVRQVLIDSRIVLATDNFNKELGVRFGVTSTPEFPPTSRDTAVTSGSLNATTQVINGETITAPDRYNVNLPVTNLASTAGTIGIALARLPLGTLVELELSAAQAEGKTEVVSSPRVITANQQEATIEQGVEIPYQQATSSGATNITFKKAVLSLKVTPQITPDDRIIMDLKVNKDSPDYARSILGQPPINTQNVTTQVLVDNGETVVLGGVYEQTKQNQVNRVPFFADLPLIGALFRNSYNKDEKSELLIFVTPKIMKDMSVAR is encoded by the coding sequence ATGAATGCTGGTGGAAAAATATTTATGGCCCATAGGTCGGGAGATACGCAGATGCAACGTGCTATGAATCTAGGTCGCAGGCTGACGGCATTGGTTGCACTGGCTCTGCTGGCAGTGGGTGCTGCTCGAGCGGCGTCCCTGACACTTGATGAAATTACCTACGCTTCATTGCCGGGTGACAATGTTCAAATCAGGTTGGACCTTTCCGGTGAGGCGCCAAAGCCCGGCACGTTTACCATTGACAATCCGGCGCGCATCGCCCTGGACCTGCCTGGCATTGCTCTGGGTGAAGTACAAAAAAATCAGACCATTGGTATTGGTGTCGCACGGGGTATTCAGGCTGTTGAGGCGGGTGGGCGCACAAGAGTTGTGATTAATCTGGTGCGTCTTGTGCCTTACCAGGTGCAGACGGAGGAACGCGCAATTGTTGTGACCTTGGGGCAGGCTGCGACTGCAGTGTCCCCCGTTTCTGCAAGTGCCAAGACGGCCGAAGCTGCTGTGGAAGCGTCGTCTCGCAATCGATTGACCAATATTGATTTCCGTCGTGGTGAGAATGGTGAAGGCCGCATAGTTGTCGACCTGTCTAATTCTGGCATTGTGGCGGATATTACCGAGGAGGCCGGCAAGGTTGTAGTGGAGTTCTTGGCTACGAACCTGCCGGAGGAGCTGGAGCGCCGCCTTAACGTTGTCGACTTTGCGACACCGGTTGAGACTGTAGATACATTCACACGGGGCAATAATGTCCGTATGGAGATCGGTGCGAGCGGCAAATATCAGCATCTGGCCTATCAGACGGGGCAAACGCTGATTATCGAGGTCCAGCCGGTGTCCAAGGCCGAAGAGGATGCCTTGCGTAAGGAAAAAGAGCAATACACAGGAGAGAAGCTGTCGCTCAATTTCCAAAATATCGAAGTTCGTGCCGTGCTGCAGTTGTTGGCTGATTTCACTGGGATGAATCTCGTTACCAGTGACAGCGTGCGTGGAAATATTACTTTGCGTCTGAAGAACGTGCCGTGGGATCAGGCGCTGGATATCATCCTTAAGGCGCGTGGTCTTGGGATGCGTCAGATGGGCAATGTAGTAATGATTGCACCAACCGATGAGCTTGCCGCACGTGAAAAGTTAGAGCTGGAAGCACAGAGGCAATTACGCGAACTTGCGCCGCTATACAGCGATAGTATTCAAGTTAACTATGCGAAGGCCAGTGATTTGGCTGCTTTGCTCAAGTCCAAAGATAACTCTCTTCTTTCTGAGCAGGGGAGTATTACGATCGACGAGCGCACCAATAAATTGCTGGTAAAAGATACCGCGGAGAATTTGGTAGCTATTAGGAAGCTTGTGACTGAGCTCGATATTCCCGTGCGGCAGGTATTGATCGATTCGCGCATCGTTCTTGCAACTGATAACTTCAATAAAGAATTGGGTGTGCGCTTCGGTGTTACTAGTACGCCGGAGTTCCCACCCACCTCCCGAGATACTGCTGTTACTTCCGGTAGCCTGAATGCAACAACACAGGTAATTAATGGTGAAACGATTACCGCACCCGATCGGTATAATGTGAATTTACCAGTTACTAATCTAGCAAGTACTGCCGGCACTATTGGCATTGCACTGGCTCGTTTGCCGCTCGGGACGCTGGTGGAGTTGGAACTGTCAGCTGCACAAGCCGAGGGGAAAACAGAAGTGGTATCCAGCCCGCGTGTAATTACTGCTAATCAGCAGGAAGCAACAATTGAGCAGGGCGTGGAAATACCCTACCAGCAAGCTACTTCAAGTGGAGCTACGAACATTACCTTCAAGAAGGCGGTACTCAGCCTGAAAGTGACACCGCAGATTACACCGGATGATCGCATTATTATGGATTTGAAAGTCAACAAGGATAGCCCGGATTATGCGCGCTCGATTTTGGGTCAACCGCCTATCAATACACAAAATGTAACAACACAGGTGTTAGTTGATAATGGCGAAACGGTTGTGCTCGGTGGTGTGTACGAGCAGACCAAGCAGAATCAGGTCAATAGAGTTCCGTTCTTCGCCGATCTCCCGCTGATTGGTGCGTTGTTCCGTAACAGTTATAACAAGGATGAAAAATCCGAGCTGCTGATCTTTGTTACTCCCAAGATCATGAAGGACATGTCCGTTGCCCGCTGA
- a CDS encoding pseudouridine synthase produces MHPLAILYQDEHYVAIDKPAGMLVHRTWIAEEAEYAMQRLRDQLGRHVFIIHRLDRPTSGVLLFALSSEAARAMCAVFESRQVEKRYLAVVRGWTEEAGVIDYPLREEKHKEAQHAVTAWRRLATVELDIAVGRYPKARYSLIEAIPETGRMHQIRKHFAHIFHPLVGDTTYGEGRHNRLFRTHFDCERLLLMATELRFIHPYCNAPVVIHAPLPPDVTELFARLGWNASYPYAAAC; encoded by the coding sequence ATGCACCCGCTCGCCATCCTCTACCAGGACGAACACTATGTCGCCATCGACAAGCCCGCCGGCATGCTGGTGCACCGCACCTGGATCGCCGAGGAGGCGGAATACGCCATGCAGCGGCTGCGCGATCAGCTCGGCCGGCATGTGTTCATCATCCATCGTCTCGACCGGCCTACCTCCGGCGTGCTGCTGTTCGCACTGAGTTCTGAAGCTGCACGCGCCATGTGTGCAGTATTCGAATCACGTCAGGTGGAGAAGCGCTATCTCGCCGTAGTGCGCGGCTGGACCGAGGAGGCAGGCGTCATCGACTACCCGCTGCGCGAGGAGAAACACAAGGAGGCACAGCATGCCGTCACCGCCTGGCGCCGCCTCGCCACCGTCGAGCTGGACATCGCCGTCGGCCGCTATCCCAAGGCGCGCTATTCATTGATTGAGGCAATACCGGAAACCGGGCGCATGCACCAAATCCGCAAGCATTTCGCCCACATCTTCCATCCCCTCGTCGGCGACACCACCTACGGCGAAGGCCGTCACAACCGCCTGTTCCGCACTCACTTCGACTGTGAACGCCTGCTGCTGATGGCCACGGAGTTGCGCTTCATCCATCCCTACTGCAATGCGCCCGTCGTCATCCACGCACCGCTGCCGCCGGATGTGACAGAATTGTTTGCGCGACTGGGTTGGAATGCGAGCTACCCGTACGCGGCAGCCTGTTAA
- the rrtA gene encoding rhombosortase translates to MLRQWRLPLTLGVVCVLVQWAGWSTYLRYERALLSAAPWRLFTAHVAHLGWAHLALNLVGMFLIWIWCGRAMRTATWLFAFVWCAFAIGAGLYLFATALAWYVGLSGVLHGMLVAGAVAMLPRERHRARLVLVVVAAKLAWEQFGGSELPTAQWVGGGVIVDAHFYGALSGLLYALSLRVRRSVRPRTDAAG, encoded by the coding sequence ATGTTGCGGCAGTGGCGGTTGCCGCTGACTCTTGGGGTTGTCTGCGTGCTTGTGCAGTGGGCTGGTTGGAGTACGTACCTGCGTTATGAGCGCGCGTTGCTGAGCGCAGCCCCCTGGCGGCTGTTTACTGCCCATGTAGCCCATCTTGGTTGGGCGCATCTCGCCTTGAACCTGGTTGGCATGTTCCTGATCTGGATCTGGTGCGGCAGAGCCATGCGCACGGCGACATGGCTGTTCGCCTTTGTATGGTGCGCGTTTGCCATTGGTGCCGGACTGTATCTGTTTGCTACGGCCCTGGCGTGGTACGTGGGACTTTCCGGTGTGCTGCACGGCATGTTGGTGGCGGGGGCCGTGGCCATGTTGCCGCGGGAGCGACACAGGGCACGGCTGGTGCTTGTGGTTGTGGCTGCCAAGCTTGCCTGGGAACAGTTTGGCGGCAGCGAATTGCCGACAGCCCAGTGGGTGGGGGGCGGTGTAATCGTCGACGCCCACTTTTATGGAGCGCTCAGCGGATTGCTGTATGCCCTGTCCTTGCGGGTCCGCCGTAGCGTCAGGCCCAGAACGGATGCTGCTGGTTGA
- a CDS encoding glycosyltransferase gives MKFPRAVAAIALTVISVNLALWSALNRPDTPQDWSGPINGVSFNPYRAGDDPRRGRHPDVYAIDADLKQVAGHVKRVRTYSSLDGMERIPALADKHGLTVTAGAWLDTRRERNAEELLNLIRNARNHRNIDRLIVGNESLLRGDLEVVELVAYLREVRHQVRLPVSTAEPWHVWLAHPELADEVDFIAAHILPYWEGVAADEAVNYVLHRYQQLTRAFPGKPVLIAEVGWPSAGHALKAAEPSKANEAQFLRRFFNAAHEHHIDYFVMEAFDQPWKRAEEGSVGPYWGLWDVERELKLPLTGAVWQNPGWPWQAALSVLLALAPMLWFLQRWQALRRRGRLFFAFVLQFCATLLVWTLALPYTLRLDWNETLLWALLIPAQLALLAVVLINSLELVELLWQRGLRRGFHPQEPAPGQPLPMVSLHLAICNEPPALVIETLDSLAQLDYPEFEVIVVDNNTTDPTLWQPVQAHCAKLGARFRFYTLGKWPGFKAGALNFALRETDPRAEVVGVIDADYVVQPYWLKTMVPYFADGKVAVVQAPQDHRDWDDKPFEEIINWEYAGFFHIGMVHRNERNAIIQHGTMTLVRKSALIEQQGWPEWCICEDAELGLRLFKAGFDAVYVNHPFGRGLTPHTFAGYKGQRFRWAYGAVQILKMHWRSLLPWDDNPLTPAQRYHFAMGWLPWFADALHLIFTGAALLWSLGLVLLPQYFAFPLAEFLLPVLTLFGFKLLHSLTLYRARVPCTWRQTLGAALAGMSLTHTVARAIIQGLFTSSQPFLRTPKAAEKTAWVRALLQAREELLVFTALLLLGGGVIARYGLDNTEAALWLAILAVQSLPYLAAALVSLATVLPVPLPAWLRRLRRRLPTGTRDKTRDASAVGATRTTI, from the coding sequence ATGAAGTTCCCCCGTGCCGTCGCCGCCATCGCGCTGACCGTGATCAGCGTGAATCTGGCCCTATGGTCCGCCCTCAACCGGCCCGACACACCGCAGGACTGGAGCGGCCCCATCAACGGTGTTTCATTCAACCCCTACCGCGCCGGCGATGATCCGCGGCGCGGACGTCATCCCGACGTTTACGCCATCGACGCCGATCTGAAACAGGTGGCCGGCCACGTCAAGCGCGTACGCACCTATTCCTCCCTCGACGGCATGGAGCGCATCCCGGCGCTGGCGGACAAGCACGGCCTCACCGTCACCGCCGGTGCCTGGCTCGACACCCGGCGCGAACGCAATGCCGAGGAACTGCTCAACCTGATCCGCAACGCGCGCAACCACCGCAACATCGACCGTCTCATCGTCGGCAACGAAAGCCTGTTGCGCGGCGACCTGGAGGTGGTGGAGCTGGTGGCCTACCTGCGCGAGGTACGCCATCAGGTGCGCCTGCCGGTGAGCACCGCCGAACCGTGGCATGTCTGGCTGGCCCATCCGGAACTGGCCGACGAGGTGGATTTCATCGCCGCCCACATCCTGCCCTACTGGGAAGGGGTGGCGGCGGACGAGGCGGTCAATTACGTGCTGCACCGCTACCAGCAGCTGACCCGTGCCTTCCCCGGCAAACCGGTGCTCATCGCCGAGGTGGGCTGGCCCAGTGCCGGCCATGCGCTCAAGGCGGCAGAGCCATCCAAGGCCAACGAGGCGCAATTCCTGCGCCGCTTCTTCAATGCGGCGCACGAACACCATATCGACTACTTCGTGATGGAGGCCTTCGACCAGCCCTGGAAGCGCGCCGAAGAAGGCAGCGTGGGACCGTACTGGGGACTGTGGGATGTGGAGCGCGAGCTGAAGCTGCCGCTCACCGGCGCAGTGTGGCAGAACCCGGGCTGGCCCTGGCAGGCGGCCCTGTCCGTGCTGCTGGCGCTGGCGCCGATGCTGTGGTTCCTGCAGCGCTGGCAGGCGCTGCGCCGCCGCGGCCGCCTGTTCTTCGCCTTCGTGCTGCAGTTCTGCGCCACCCTGCTGGTATGGACCCTGGCGCTGCCCTATACACTGCGCCTGGACTGGAACGAGACCCTGCTGTGGGCCCTGCTGATCCCCGCCCAGCTCGCCCTGCTCGCCGTAGTACTGATCAACAGCCTGGAGCTGGTGGAGCTGCTGTGGCAGCGCGGCCTGCGCCGCGGCTTCCACCCGCAGGAGCCCGCGCCAGGGCAACCGTTGCCCATGGTGTCGTTGCACCTCGCCATCTGCAACGAGCCACCCGCACTGGTGATCGAAACCCTCGATTCGCTGGCACAGCTCGACTATCCGGAGTTCGAGGTCATCGTGGTGGACAACAACACCACCGACCCGACGCTGTGGCAGCCGGTGCAGGCGCATTGCGCGAAACTCGGCGCGCGCTTCCGCTTCTACACGCTGGGCAAGTGGCCGGGCTTCAAGGCCGGCGCCCTCAACTTCGCCCTGCGCGAAACCGATCCGCGCGCGGAGGTGGTGGGCGTCATCGACGCCGACTACGTGGTGCAACCCTACTGGCTCAAGACCATGGTGCCCTACTTCGCCGACGGCAAGGTGGCCGTCGTGCAGGCACCGCAGGATCACCGCGACTGGGACGACAAGCCCTTCGAAGAAATCATCAACTGGGAGTACGCCGGCTTCTTCCACATCGGCATGGTGCACCGCAACGAGCGCAACGCCATCATCCAGCACGGCACCATGACCCTGGTGCGCAAGAGCGCGCTCATCGAACAACAGGGCTGGCCGGAGTGGTGTATCTGCGAGGATGCCGAACTCGGCCTGCGCCTGTTCAAGGCCGGCTTTGATGCGGTGTACGTCAATCACCCCTTCGGCCGTGGCCTCACCCCGCACACCTTCGCCGGCTACAAGGGCCAGCGTTTCCGCTGGGCCTACGGCGCGGTGCAGATATTGAAAATGCACTGGCGCTCCCTGCTGCCCTGGGACGACAACCCGCTCACCCCGGCACAGCGCTACCACTTCGCCATGGGCTGGCTGCCCTGGTTCGCCGACGCACTGCACCTGATCTTCACCGGTGCGGCGCTGCTGTGGAGTCTGGGCCTGGTGCTGCTGCCGCAATACTTCGCCTTTCCGCTGGCCGAGTTCCTGCTGCCGGTGCTGACGCTGTTCGGCTTCAAGCTGCTGCACTCGCTCACCCTGTACCGCGCCCGCGTACCCTGCACCTGGCGCCAGACCCTAGGCGCGGCGCTGGCCGGCATGAGCCTGACCCATACCGTGGCGCGTGCCATCATCCAGGGCCTGTTCACCTCCAGCCAACCCTTCCTGCGCACACCCAAGGCCGCGGAGAAGACCGCCTGGGTGCGCGCCCTGCTGCAAGCGCGCGAGGAACTGCTGGTGTTCACGGCCCTGCTGCTACTCGGCGGCGGCGTAATCGCCCGCTACGGCCTGGATAACACCGAGGCGGCACTATGGCTAGCCATACTCGCGGTACAGTCGCTGCCCTATCTCGCCGCCGCACTGGTATCGCTTGCCACTGTCCTGCCCGTGCCACTGCCGGCCTGGCTGCGGCGGCTACGCCGCCGCTTACCCACAGGTACTAGGGACAAGACACGGGATGCGAGCGCGGTGGGCGCTACGCGCACGACCATTTGA